In Salvelinus sp. IW2-2015 unplaced genomic scaffold, ASM291031v2 Un_scaffold16323, whole genome shotgun sequence, the DNA window GACACGCCCATAGCTGTGCCCCAGCCGGGCTGCGTGGAATGCAGATTAGCACCTAATGATTCTTTCAAGTGACCGATTTCCTTACTtgaactgtaacccagtaaaaGCGTTGACATGACtttatatttcagtttaaatGAATCTTTCTTTGAGGTAAGCACAGGTCTAAGagattggataggtgtaagcagtCACCACCCTAGTAGCCACCAATTGCAATCTGATTACATCATTTCTGGAGTATTGGTACTGGGCCCATCTGTAGTCAGTAACTTTGATTTGACAACGCCACAGAGCCACGTCATTTCAAATTTTTAGAGCCAGTTTCAGACGAGTAAGCATAGTCCTAGACTCAGAGTATTTTCATTGAAAGCTCTCCAAAATCCAGGACTAGGTTTCatctgtctgggaaaccagcccttcaAATGAATCCATAGTAAGTTAATTCGGCATACATTCACTAATGCCTTGTTCCAATTATGAGCCACAAAGCATTTACATATCAGACAATTTACTGTAGTGGCACAACATAACCAAGACAAAATGGTTTTCCTCTTTATTGCAATTCACTGTACACAAAGACTGTCCTCTACTTGAGCTCCTTCACAGCCAGACCtgaagagagaaatgagagatggTTAAAAACTACATGTGCATTGTGTCCATCCTCACTGCATACTTTCAGTGGTAAAGTTACAAATTAACTATTAACATGACTAGAAACACTAGWGTTCAGGAAAGAGTAGAATGCTCAATCTCTAAATTTGGTATTGATATTTGACAACTCGAGGCAAGCAGTGTTTTTCTATCAGAACCCATCCCCCCTAAAAGCAATGTTTCAGTTTTGTCCAGATTGAAAGGTCAACATTTAGGCATACACATGTRAGTGAACCGGTGGAACTCAATTTCTGATAGTCGAAACCAAGCACTAGGCCCATCCTTATTCTGGCAAGCGTGTAAATGCACCACAAGCACCAAGCAGCATGTAGTGTTTGGACAACTTGCACAGCAACCAATTGGATTACTTCATACCCACATTAAATTTGTGCCCACTATGCATTGACAAGAGATCAACATCTTTAGACCGGACATTGTCACTACTCTTCGGGATTCAAGGTCTTTCTAGACGTACCTATAAAAACGCAAGATGCATCTGTTTTACTATCCCAACAGTGAACCACATGAGGTGATGAAAGATGAGAATCTTACCTGGGGGCAGGGACTGCTTCAGCTTCTCAGCCTTCTCCTTGTCTGTGATGACAAGGGTGTACAGGTACCTGCTGCAACGCACCTTGAACTTAACATTGTCCTTGTTCTTCTTGATCTTTACGGCTGTGGGACAAGTAACAATACAGATGAATCtgaacattcaacaccatggttTGCAGTTGGAATTTCAACGCAAAATACTATGTGGGTGCAGAAATCAAATTAGTCACATGCTTCGCAAACAGTGAAATAAATGCTTacttaaattactataaataccACAAGCTTTAGTCCGTCAGAAGTCAGASGAGCAGAGTAGCTCAAGTGGGCAACGCAATACTTACACTTGGCATCCTTCCTTCTTGCTGTAAGCAGGAAATCTTTGATTTCTTCAATTTTGCGTGGCTAAAATTAAACAGGTAAAGAATAAGTACACAGCAGGTTCACCATTTTCTGCAACAAATAATCACCCAATCAGAGGTAACCTCAACGTAAGGACCTTAACATGGCATGATAACTAGCTTTGTCAGCAATGTGGTTAACTAGACACGGGGAGAATAACTTTGTAAAAGTAATATGAAGATTGTCAGTGGACCGGTGGAACTAAAGATTCTGGTTAAATCGAAACTTAGCACTAGGTCCATCCTTATTCTGGCAAGCGTGTAAATGCATCACATGCACGAGACAGCCTGTGATGTTTGGACAACTTGCGAAGACATGCTCTGTTGGCTAGCGAAGTTAACATTGGCTAGTTATACTAACTAGAACATGGCTGACAGTCAGATATTCCTTTCACTGCAAATTATTACCGCTAGATTTGTTGACATTTCAGTTCACGTCAACGAAAGACACATTACACCACCTCAGTTTGTTAGTTAGCGGTAGCCAACGTTAGCACATTGTTAAGGCCGCACCGGCTGTGGCCCGTACAAGCTATTAGACTACTCGGCTAGCTACCATAACTAGCTGTGGCAACACGGCAAAGACGTTAGCGGTAACGTTATGCCCATTTTCGTTTATTCACACTAGCTTATTGAAATGTGTTTATCGTGCAATTATAGATATATAAATGTAACGAAAACGGTCCTCACCATCTTGCCGTGTCTGCGGACTGAAGCCTGGAACACGGAAGAAATACAAGGGTTAGTTTACAGATATTTAAAGTCTAATAACAATCAATGGGAAACCAAATAACTGTCGAATTATGTGGACTAATGTTTCTAATATCATTGTTTAATTCTGTCGTGGACGTATTTGTCAGTTACAAGAAGGATGAACAATGATTTTACTTTCCATTCTGTATGTATGGAAAATGTGCAACTTACACAGCCTGCAAGGAGMGGATGAAGAGGGTGGGACTTCCGCTGACGCAAGCTTTATAGTCAAGCTACGGCGAATCATGGAGGACAAATGTAATACGGACTACTTTCTCCAAAGAGTATGGATATACTGATGtgtctctccgccctaacaatggcaGTTGTTGTCCACAAAGCGACACTGTCCAGCCCGCCTATCATGTCTTTGGATTGGTgtatacatctcattattgtaataatTTCTGAATATTCGATAACGGTTGTTGACGTTAACCGCCGGTATTCAATAACGAGACGCTATACTACTAATTTAGCCTCATGAAATTAATATGCATAGCCATTTCGAGACAACTCCTATACAACGTTTTTTTTCTTGTCAGAGTTGCTgtgatgtcacgtgtcctactcatatcagtacactcgtaacaatttAAGTATTACGAAACGTCTATTCGACCAAATAAACCTCACGGAGCAAATAAACCATACATGTTTTTGTTGGCCAAACTCGACACTCTCAAATTgactccatacaaaaactccgtGATTGGTGGGCGAAACaacaccacctgctggagggagaca includes these proteins:
- the LOC111978593 gene encoding large ribosomal subunit protein eL38 is translated as MPRKIEEIKDFLLTARRKDAKSVKIKKNKDNVKFKVRCSRYLYTLVITDKEKAEKLKQSLPPGLAVKELK